The window CTGTGGCTGGAGCGTGGCGGCACCACGGTGCAGGCGAATTTGCGCGGCGGCGGCGAATTCGGCACGGGCTGGCACGATGCCGGCCGACTCGCCGGCAAGAAACTGTCGCACGACGATTTCGCGGCCGTTGCCGCCGATCTCGTCCGCCGCGGCGTGACAACGGCAAAGCGCATTGCCGCACAGGGAGGATCGAACGGCGGCATCCTCATCACCAACATGCTGGTGCGATACCCCGAACGTTTCGGCGCGCTGTTCTGCACCATCCCGCTGATCGACATGCGTCGCTACACGAAGCTGCTCGCCGGCGCGAGCTGGATCGCGGAGTACGGCGATCCCGACAAGCCGGAGGAGTGGGACTGGCTGAAGACCTACTCCGCCTATCACAACGTCAAAGCCGGCCAGCCCTATCCGCCGATCCTGATCGCCACCACGCGGCGCGACGACCGTGTCCATCCCGGCCATGCGCGCAAGATGGCCGCAAAGCTGCAGGCCATGGGCTACGAAGCCTGGTTCTACGAGCCTGAAGCCGGTGGCCACGGCTACGGCAAGGACAACAAGGAGCGTGCGGGGTTCGAGGTGATTGGTTTTCGGTTTTTGAAAGAGAAGATCGGGTGGCGAGACGGGGAAGCGTGACGTTAATTTGATCGCTGCACGCCGAGGGCGCCGCTTACCTCTCCCGCTTGCGGGAGAGGTCGACGCGCTCGAAGAGCGCGGCGGGTGAGGGTTGTCTCCTCTGGGGGACATCCCGTTGCGGAGACACCCTCTCCCCAACCCTCCCCCGCAAGCGGGGGAGGGAGCGCACCGCCGTTGTGGCTTAGCGTGAAAACACCAGCGTGAAATTATTCGCCGGCATGTCGATCGTATCGACGAGGCGAAGACCTGCGCCGCGGGCGAGCGCTTCGACATCGGCGATATCACGCACGCCCCAGTCGGGATTGCCTTCACGCAAGGACGTGTCGAACACGGCGTTGCTGAGCGCGATGTGCTTGCCGCCGCGCTTGAACGGCCCGTAGAGGAACAGCTTGCCGTCGGCCCGCAAATAGCGGCCGGCGCCGGCGAACAGGCCCTCGGCGACGCTCCACGGCGCGATGTGGATGACATTGGCGCAGAACAATGCGGCAAGACTTGACGGCGCCTGCCCGCTCTTCATCTCCGGACACCAATCGGGATCGGTGAGATCGATCCGCAGCGGCGAGCGGATGTTTTTCAGGCCTGAATGAACGCGCCAGGCCTCGATGCTCTTGAGGTGGCGCGGGTTGAGATCGCTGGGCCACCAGATCAGGCCCGGCGTGTGACGAGCGAAGTGGACCACGTGCTGGCCGGTTCCGCTGCCGAGTTCGACCACGTTGCCGGTGCAGCCGGCGAGATGCTTTTCCAGTGCCGCCCAGAGCGGCTCGTGATTGCGATGAAATGCCGGTGCGTCGAGCCGCCCGTCGGACTCGACCCGACCGCCATCCCTGCCGAATTCGACGACATATTCAGCCAAGTGAGGTCCCCTTGAAAAAACGAGAACGCGATGAAAACAGGTTGAGCGGCAAAACGCTCAGGAAACAGCCGGCCCGCGCCCACGGGCCTTAACTCTCGGGCCAAATCGGCTGAACAAATAATCTCATTAGTTGCAATGGGGAAGATATTAACTTCATTTTGTCGCGTGCATAGTCTTGATTGTCAGGCGGTGCCCTTTGTGCTTTGGAACGCTTCTATTTCGCGATCGAGACCATCGATACAACGCCTCGGAATGACGCCTTGACCGCTTTTTCCCGGACGCCCGTTCTGTTCATCTTGCTGGCCATTGCGGCCGGCCTCGCCAGCCCGGCGTGGGCGCAGTCCGCTGTGGCCGACGGCAAGAAGCTCGCTTTCGACCGCGGCAAGGGCAATTGCCTGACCTGCCACGTGATCAAGGGTGGCGACCTGCCGGGAACGATCGGGCCGGAACTCAAGGACCTCAAGGCCAAGTACCCCGATCGCAACGAGCTGGCCGCGATCATCTTCGACGAGACCAAGCGCAATCCGCAGACCATGATGCCGCCGTTCGGCCGGAACCGGATTTTGACCGAACAGGAGATCAGCGCGATCGTTGATTTCCTGCAGACCCTGTGACTTCAGGCACGCCAAGAGATTGGTGAGGAGACCCGAGATGACCACACTCACCGGCCCAAGCGCGACGCGGCGCCTGATCGTTCAGGGCGCAGCCTCGGTCGCGCTGCTCGGCCTCGGCAATCTGCCGTTCGGCGCCGCTCCCGCGCGCGCCGCGGCCAACGACAAATATCCGGAAGAGGCGTTCAAGCAGAAGAGCGAGGCGGACGCCATCAAGGCGATCTACGGCAAAACCGCCGAGCCGTCCGACAAGGTCAAGCTGGACGCCCCCGAGATCGCCGAGAACGGCGGCGTGGTGCCGATCTCGGTGACGACGACGCTCGACAAGGTCACCTCGATCTCGTTCTTCGTGGCCGAGAACCCCAGCGCGCTGGCCGCGTCCTACAGGATTCCCGAAGGCACGATCCCTGCTGTCGCCAACCGGCTGAAGATGGCCAAGACCACCAACGTCGTTGCGATCGTGGAGGCCGACGGCAAGCTCTACAGCGCGACCAAAGAGGTCAAGGTCACCGTCGGCGGCTGCGGCGGCTAAGCGAGGAAGATCGAGATGGCATCCAGCATTCGCGTCCGCGCCACCGCCAACGGCGACATCACCGAGGTGCAGGCACTGATCCAGCACCCGATGGATACCGGCTTCGTCAAGGACGGCAAGGGCGAGCTGATCCCGGCGCATTACATCCAGCAGCTGAAATTCGAATGTAACGGCAAGGACGTCTTCGTTGCCGATTGGGGCACCGCGATCTCGAAGGACCCCTATGTCAAGTTCAGCTTCAAGGGGGCCAAGAAGGGCGACGATCTCAAGGTCTCCTGGACCGATAACAAGGGTGCGTCGGACACGACCACCGCGAAGATCTCGTGATGAAGGCCCGCACCTCCATCCTGCTTGGTTCGTTGAGCGCCGCGCTCGTCGCGTTCGCCCTCACCTCTCCGCGCGTGGTGGCGGCCGACAAGGTCGACCCCGTCGCCGATGCCAAGGCGTTCCAGAACTTCTTCTTCCAGAAATTCCCGACCGTGAAGCACGAGGATTTCGTCAACGGTCCTTATTCCATGAACGAGGACATGAAGCGGCAGTGGCAGGAGAAAGAGGAATTCCCGCCCTACGAGTTCGCGCTCGACGCCGGCAAGGAAATGTTCGCCACCCCGTTCAAGAACGGCAAGACCTATGCCGACTGCTTCCCGAACGGCGGCATCGGCATCCGTCAGAACTATCCTTATTTCGACGAGAAGGAAGGCAAGGTCGTCACGCTGGAGCTGGCGCTCAACCGCTGCCGCGAGGCCAATGGCGAGGCGCCTTATTCCTACGTCAAGGACGAGATGGCCTCGCTCACCGCGTACATGGCCTTCACCTCGCGCGGCAAGCCGATGGACATCAAGATTCCCGATGATCCTCGCGCGCTCGCGGCCTTCGAGAACGGCAAGCGCTATTTCTACACGCGCCGCGGCCAATTGAATTTCTCCTGCGCGAGCTGCCATGTGCAGAGCCCGGGCGAGCGCATCCGCGCCGAGATCCTGGCGCCGGCGCTCGGCATTCTGAACGCGATGCCGATCTACCGCTCCGAATGGAGCGGCATGGGCACCACCAGCCGCCGCTTCATCACCTGTAACAGCCAGACCCGCGCGGTTCCGCTGGAGCCGCAGGCGGATGAATATCGCGACGTCGAATATTTCCTGTCCTACGTCGCCAACGGCCTGCCGATATCGGGACCGGGAGCGCGGCCATGAAGCGGTCACTTGCTCTCGCCGTGGTGCTTGCCTTGCCGCTCGCCCTGAGCCTCGCGCCGGCGGCCCACGCTGCAAATGAGGCAGACTACAAGACCGCCTATTCCGCCGCCGAAGCTGCCGCAAAGGAGGCTGCCGGCTTGCGCCACCAATGGACCGTGACCGTCTCGACGCTGGCCGCCGCGAAGAAGGCGGCCGATGGCGGCGATTTCGACCGCGCCGTGGCCGCAGCCAGGGAGGCCGAGGCGCTGGCGAAAGCGTCGGTCTTCCAGGCGATTTCCGAAAAAGAAGCCTGGAAGGCGATGGAAATCCGCTAGACTGTTCGCTCCTGCAACAGCCTTGCGACCATGAGAGGGCGCGGAGAATTTCTGGATGGCGATCCGCCGCCGCGATTTCCTGAAGAATGCAGGCCTTGCTGCCGCATCGCTTAGCCTGCCACGGCTTGCGCGCGGTGCTGAGGCCGCGAGCATTTACGACCTCGAGCGGTTCGGAAATGCGCGGATCCTTCACCTCACCGACACGCATGCGCAACTCAATCCGGTCTATTTTCGCGAGCCCAGCATCAATATCGGGATCGGCGAGATGGCGGGACGGCCGCCGCACCTGGTCGGCCGCGCCTTCCTCGACCGTTTCGGCATCAGGTCTGACAGCGCCGACGCCTATGCCTTCAGCTGCTTCGAGTTCGAGAAGTCCGCAGGTCGCTTCGGCAAGCTCGGCGGCTTCGCCCATCTGAAGACGCTGATCGACCGCTTGCGCGGCGATGTCGGCGAAAAACACTCCGTGCTCGTTGACGGTGGCGACCTCTGGCAGGGCTCGGGACTGGCCAACATCATGCAGGGCCGCGACATGGTCGAGGCCGCAAACCTGCTCGGTATCGAGGCGATGACCGGGCATTGGGAATTCACCTACGGCGAGCAGGCGCTGCGCGACAATCTCGCGCGCTTCAAGGGCGAGTTTCTGGCGCAGAACGTTTTCCTCACCGAGGAAGCGGCATTCAACGACGCCGCCGCCTTCGACAAGGCGACGGGGCGCGTGTTCAAGCCCTCCGTGATCAAGGAGCTCGGCGGCCACCGCGTCGCGATCGTCGGCCAGGCCTTCCCTTACGTGCCGATCGCGCATCCCAAACGGTTCACACCGGACTGGAGCTTCGGCATCCGCGAGGAGGAACTTCAGAAGCATGTCGATGGCTTGCGCGGCATCGACAAGGTCGATGCGGTCATCCTGCTGTCGCACAACGGTATGGACGTCGATCTCAAGCTCGCAAGCCGCGTCACCGGCATCGACGTCATCCTCGGCGGCCATACCCATGACGCGATCCCGCAGCCCATTGCAGTGAAAAATGCGAGCGGCACGACGCTGGTCACCAATGCCGGCTCCAACGGGAAATTCCTGGCCGTGCTCGATCTCGCACTCGACAAGGGCAAGGTCGGCGACGTCAAATATCATCTGCTGCCGGTCTATTCCGAGCTGTTGAAACCTGATCCTGGGATGGCCGAACTGATCGGCCGGCTGCGGGCGCCCTACGTCAACGACTGGTTGGAGAAGATCGCGACGCCCGATCGCCTGCTGTATCGCCGCGACAATTTCGCCGGCCCGGTCGACGAGCTGATCTGCAGCGCGCTACGCACCGAGCTCAACGCCGAGATCGCGCTGTCGCCGGGCTTCCGCTGGGGCGTCACCGGGCTGTCCGGTCAGGCGCTGACGATGGAGGATTTGCTCGCCGAAACCGCGATCAGCTATCCCGAGACCTATGTGCAGGAGATGACCGGCGCCCAGATCAAGGACGTGCTGGAAGACGTCTGCGACAATCTCTTCAATACCGATCCTTATTACCAGCAGGGTGGCGACATGGTGCGCGCCGGCGGGCTCAGCTACACCTGCACGCCGACGGCGGCGATCGGCAGCCGCATCTCGGAGCTGAAGCTCCATGGCGGCAAGGCGCTCAGTGCCAGCCACCGCTACAAGGTCGCGGGCTGGGCCTCGGTCAACGGCCAGCAGGGCGCGCCGGTGTGGGATGTGGTGGCCAAATATCTGCGCTCGGGCCGGATGTTTCAGGAGCGGCTCGGCTCCGGCGTCACGCTGAAAGGCGTCGACGGCAATCCGGGCATCGCAGGACAGGGATGATGCGGTCGCAAACCCTATCCGCGATGCTGCTGGCGCTATTCGCCTGGGCGGCGCCGCCGGCTTTCGCGCAGCAGGTGCCGCTCCAGGACAAGCCGTTCGCCGAGCACAAGATCGTGCTGCAGCTCTCCGATGGCGATGCCAGGAAGCAAGCTCTGGTGCTCAGCGTCGCCAACAATTTGCTGAAAGCCTACGACCCCGACAAGGTGGCGGTCGAGGTGGTGGCGTTTGGTCCCGGCATCGATCTCCTGTTGTCAGGCAACGAGCGCCGCAAGCAGGTCGAGAGCCTGATCGCGCAAGGCGTACGCTTCGACATCTGTCTCAACACCGTCGACACGATCGAACGGGAGACCGGCAAGCGGCCGGACTTCATCCCCACGGCGACACCGGTGCAGGTCGGGGTCGGGCAGATCCTGTTTCTCAGCGAGAACGGGTACACATTGGTGAGGCCCTGAGCCTTTTGTCGGGGCAAAGCGTCGCGGCACATCGGTGTCATCGCTCGCGAAGGCGGGCGATCCAGTACTCCGAGACCGCGAGGGGTACGGAAAGGACGCGGCGTACTGGATTCCCCGCCTTCGCGGGGAATGACAGCGGTGGCCAGGTGACGCCCACTCGCCCGTCACAGGAATAAAAATCTTCCAAATTTTGCTGCTTACACAGTGAATTGCTTCTCTTGTGAGCCCGAAATGTAGTAGAATCTCGGGGTAATTCACGCCGGGTCTCGCCATGATCTTCCGTCAGCTCTTCGACAGTGTTTCGGGTACCTACAGCTATCTCCTGGCGAGCCGCCCCGGCGGCGAGGCGCTGATCCTCGATCCCGTACTGGAGAAGGTCGACCGCTACTGCCAGCTGCTGCGCGAGCTCGACCTCAAGCTGGTCAAGGCCGTCGACACCCATCTGCACGCCGACCACGTCACCGGCCTCGGCGAGCTGCGCGACCGCACCCATTGCATGACCGTGATGGGCGACCAGACCAAGGCCGACGTGGTGGCGATGCGGGTTGCCGACGGCGACAAGGTGACGATCGAGGGCCTGTCGCTCGACGTGATGTACACGCCCGGTCACACCGACGATTCCTATTCCTATTTGATGGGCGACCGCGTCTTCACCGGCGACACGCTGCTGATCCGCGGCACCGGCCGCACCGATTTCCAGAACGGCTCGTCGCGCGCGCAGTACGATTCGATCTTCAACCGCCTGCTCAAGCTGCCGGACGAGACCATGGTGTTCCCGGCGCATGACTACAAGGGCGACACCGTCTCCACCATCGGCGAGGAGAAGCGCTACAATCCGCGGCTCCAGGTGCGCTCGGTCGACGACTATATCGAGCTGATGGCCAATCTGAAGCTGCCCAATCCGAAGATGATGGACGTCGCCGTGCCCGCCAACATGCATGTCGGCCTGCACCAGGAGGAGCTGGAGAAAGAGGGCCGCGCGCTGCGCGCCGTCGAGGCCATCCGCAGCCTCGGCCGGCCCGATATCCTACTGGTCGATTTGCGCGAGGCCAACGAACGGATGAAGCACGGCATGCTCGAAGGCGCGCTGCATACGCCCTATCCGTCTGTCGAGGACAGCCTCAAGCCCGGCGGCATGCTGCGCGAGGTCGCGGCCGCCACCGGCCGCCGCGTCGTGTTCTTCTGCGCCTTCGGCGAACGCTCCGCGATGGCTGTCGCCGCCGCGAAGGAGGCCGGGCTCACCAACACCGCCCACATCGCCGGCGGCATCGATGCCTGGAAGAAGGCCGGCGGGCCGGTGGTGCACTGACCGCCTTGAGATAAGTCAGGAACCGCACATATCTTCCGGATAGGATCGGGCGCAGCATCACCATCCGGGACCAGCCATGGCCAAGATCGGCAAGCCGAACGCGCCGCCCAAAATTGCGGACGAAACGCCAGCAAAAGACAAAGCGAAGAAGCCTCCGCCTCCGCGCGACACCGAAGACGATGATTACGAAGACGGCGACATCGCGACACCGAAGCGCGACCGCTACGGGCCGGATGACGAGCCATTTTGAGGGGTCGCGCAGACAAGGCCTTAGTCGCGCGCTGGCGCAACATCATCAGTGTCGTCCCGGCGAAGGCCGGGACCCATACCGCGTGATCTCTCGATCGAGGCAGGTCGCAGTACCCCACGATCATCCTCCGCCAAACTCCTTCCTGGGGTTATGGGTCCCGGCCTTCGCCGGGACGACGATGCGGAAGCGTCCTGCCCCTCACTTCTCCCGCCCCGCGCTACTGCCATGCGCCTGCGTTCATGGACAAATAACCGCTCTGGCCGATAGTTTGCGCGTCTCCAAAGGACATAAAACGGAACTGCAATGGTCGACGTTCTCGCCGCACCGCAACAAGGCAAGGCGGACAGCGCGCTACGCACGCTGACGGGAATCTCGATCGCGCATTGGGTCAGCCATTTCCATCTGCTGGTCCTGCCGATGCTGTTTCCCTTCCTCAAGAATCAACTCGGCGTCGGCTATGTCGAGCTCGGCTTTGCGCTCACCGTGTCGGCCGTGGTGTCGGGGCTGACGCAGGCGCCGACCGGCTATCTCGTCGACCACTTTGGCGCGCGACGGATCCTGCTGGGCGGTCTCACCCTCGGCGGCTTCGCGCTGATCCTACTCGGCCTGCATCTCAGCTACACCTCGCTGATCGCCTGCGCCGTGCTGCTCGGGCTCGCCAACAGCGTCTACCATCCCGCCGATTACGCCATCCTTGCCGAGCACATGGATGAAGCGCGGATGGGTCGCGCCTTCTCGATCCATACTTTTGCCGGCTATTTCGGCGGCGCGGTGGCGCCGGCGATCGTCGCCGCGATGGTCATCGTGTCCGGTGGCGCCGGTGCGCTGATCGCATCGGGTGCGATCGGCGTTCTGGTCGC of the Bradyrhizobium sp. WSM1417 genome contains:
- the soxZ gene encoding thiosulfate oxidation carrier complex protein SoxZ gives rise to the protein MASSIRVRATANGDITEVQALIQHPMDTGFVKDGKGELIPAHYIQQLKFECNGKDVFVADWGTAISKDPYVKFSFKGAKKGDDLKVSWTDNKGASDTTTAKIS
- a CDS encoding DUF938 domain-containing protein yields the protein MAEYVVEFGRDGGRVESDGRLDAPAFHRNHEPLWAALEKHLAGCTGNVVELGSGTGQHVVHFARHTPGLIWWPSDLNPRHLKSIEAWRVHSGLKNIRSPLRIDLTDPDWCPEMKSGQAPSSLAALFCANVIHIAPWSVAEGLFAGAGRYLRADGKLFLYGPFKRGGKHIALSNAVFDTSLREGNPDWGVRDIADVEALARGAGLRLVDTIDMPANNFTLVFSR
- the soxB gene encoding thiosulfohydrolase SoxB, which codes for MAIRRRDFLKNAGLAAASLSLPRLARGAEAASIYDLERFGNARILHLTDTHAQLNPVYFREPSINIGIGEMAGRPPHLVGRAFLDRFGIRSDSADAYAFSCFEFEKSAGRFGKLGGFAHLKTLIDRLRGDVGEKHSVLVDGGDLWQGSGLANIMQGRDMVEAANLLGIEAMTGHWEFTYGEQALRDNLARFKGEFLAQNVFLTEEAAFNDAAAFDKATGRVFKPSVIKELGGHRVAIVGQAFPYVPIAHPKRFTPDWSFGIREEELQKHVDGLRGIDKVDAVILLSHNGMDVDLKLASRVTGIDVILGGHTHDAIPQPIAVKNASGTTLVTNAGSNGKFLAVLDLALDKGKVGDVKYHLLPVYSELLKPDPGMAELIGRLRAPYVNDWLEKIATPDRLLYRRDNFAGPVDELICSALRTELNAEIALSPGFRWGVTGLSGQALTMEDLLAETAISYPETYVQEMTGAQIKDVLEDVCDNLFNTDPYYQQGGDMVRAGGLSYTCTPTAAIGSRISELKLHGGKALSASHRYKVAGWASVNGQQGAPVWDVVAKYLRSGRMFQERLGSGVTLKGVDGNPGIAGQG
- a CDS encoding MBL fold metallo-hydrolase, translating into MIFRQLFDSVSGTYSYLLASRPGGEALILDPVLEKVDRYCQLLRELDLKLVKAVDTHLHADHVTGLGELRDRTHCMTVMGDQTKADVVAMRVADGDKVTIEGLSLDVMYTPGHTDDSYSYLMGDRVFTGDTLLIRGTGRTDFQNGSSRAQYDSIFNRLLKLPDETMVFPAHDYKGDTVSTIGEEKRYNPRLQVRSVDDYIELMANLKLPNPKMMDVAVPANMHVGLHQEELEKEGRALRAVEAIRSLGRPDILLVDLREANERMKHGMLEGALHTPYPSVEDSLKPGGMLREVAAATGRRVVFFCAFGERSAMAVAAAKEAGLTNTAHIAGGIDAWKKAGGPVVH
- the soxX gene encoding sulfur oxidation c-type cytochrome SoxX — its product is MTAFSRTPVLFILLAIAAGLASPAWAQSAVADGKKLAFDRGKGNCLTCHVIKGGDLPGTIGPELKDLKAKYPDRNELAAIIFDETKRNPQTMMPPFGRNRILTEQEISAIVDFLQTL
- the soxA gene encoding sulfur oxidation c-type cytochrome SoxA — its product is MKARTSILLGSLSAALVAFALTSPRVVAADKVDPVADAKAFQNFFFQKFPTVKHEDFVNGPYSMNEDMKRQWQEKEEFPPYEFALDAGKEMFATPFKNGKTYADCFPNGGIGIRQNYPYFDEKEGKVVTLELALNRCREANGEAPYSYVKDEMASLTAYMAFTSRGKPMDIKIPDDPRALAAFENGKRYFYTRRGQLNFSCASCHVQSPGERIRAEILAPALGILNAMPIYRSEWSGMGTTSRRFITCNSQTRAVPLEPQADEYRDVEYFLSYVANGLPISGPGARP
- the soxY gene encoding thiosulfate oxidation carrier protein SoxY is translated as MTTLTGPSATRRLIVQGAASVALLGLGNLPFGAAPARAAANDKYPEEAFKQKSEADAIKAIYGKTAEPSDKVKLDAPEIAENGGVVPISVTTTLDKVTSISFFVAENPSALAASYRIPEGTIPAVANRLKMAKTTNVVAIVEADGKLYSATKEVKVTVGGCGG